The Caulobacter sp. FWC2 region CCAGATCACGCCTTCGACGAAGGTCTTGTGCTCATAGAGGGCGATCAAGGCGCCGAAGGTCTGCGGCGTCAGGCGCTCCAGCACCACCAGGGTCGAGGGCCGGTTGCCGGCGAAGGTGCGCTGCGGGGCCAGGGTGGCGATCTCGCCTTCCGAGACGCCCTTGGCGGTCAGCTCGGCGACGACATCCTCCGTGGTCCGACCGACCATGAAGGCCTCGGCCTGGGCCAGCAGGTTCGACAGCAGCTTCTCGTGCATCCCGGCCGGACCTTCGTCCGACCTGGCGATGCCGATCAGCTCCATCGGCGTGATGTCCGTGCCCTGGTGCATGCATTGGAAATAGGCGTGCTGGACGTTCGTCCCCTCGTCACCGAACACCACCGTGGCCGTGCCGCGCTTGGCGGGCTGGCCATCGGGGCCGACCGACTTGCCGTTCGACTCCATCTCCAGCTGCTGCAGGAACGACGCCAGGCGGCGCAGGCGGTGCGAGTACGGAACAACCGAACGGGCGCGGCGGTCCAGGCCATTGCGATTGAAGATCTGGGCCAGGGCCACCAGCACCGGCGCGTTCTTGTCGAGCGGCGCGGAGCGGAAGTGCTCGTCCATGGCCGCGCCGCCATCCAGGAAGCCCTGGAACGCGTCCCAGCCAGCCGCGACGGCCACCGACAGACTGACCGACGACCACAGAGAATAGCGGCCGCCGACCCAGTCCCAGAAGCCGAACACGCGCTCGTCGGGCACGCCAAAGGCGGCGGTCTTGTCCAAGGCGGTCGAGATGGCGGCCAGGTGCTGGTTCGCCCCGTCCTCTCCCAGGGCGGCGGCCAGCCAGGCGCGGGCCGCGCCGGCATTGGCCAGGGTCTCCTGCGTCGTGAAGGTCTTGGAGACGACGATGACCAGGGTCTCTTCCGGGTCCATATCGGCCGTGGTCAGGGCGAACTCGGCGCCGTCGACATTGGCGATGAAGCGCAGGTCGATCTGGGCCTTCACCGGACGCAGGGCGTCCCACAGCAGGCGCGGGCCGAGGTCCGACCCACCGATGCCGATATGCAGGATCGCCTTGAACGGCTTGCCGGTCGCGCCCTTGATCTCGCCCGAGCGGACGGCGTCGGCGAAGGCCTTCATCCGCTGGCGGACGGCGTCGACCTCGGCCATCACCGGCTGGCCCAAGGCCTTAACGTCGGCGTCCGCCGCAGCCCGCAAGGCCGTGTGCAGCACCGCGCGGCCCTCAGACGAATTGATCGCCTCGCCGCCGAACATCCGGGCGCGAGCGCCTTCGACATCGGCCGCGTGGGCCAGGTCGAGCGCGGCTTCCAGGCCGGCCTCGTCCCACGCCTGCTTCGACAGATCCAGGTGCAGGCCGGCGACGTCGAGGGTCAGCAGATACAGGCGGTCCGGCTCGGCCGCGAAGAAGTCGACGATGCGCTGTTCGCCCGCGGCCTTGGCGGCGGTTTCCAGGCGGGTCCAGGCGGCGTCGAGATCGGCCATCGGTAGTCCTCTGAATCTTGGTAAATCGGCGTTTACGAAACCGGGCTTATCAAACACCTGCCGCCACGTCATGGCGGACCAATGACGTTTTTTGCGGGAGTCCCCCATGTCCTGTGACGCCGTCGCCTTTTCCGCCATGCTCTGGATGGCTTCGTTCAATCCTGGGCAGGCTGCTGGGCCAGGTCCAGCGGTCCTGCAGCAGCCCGCCGCCCCACGGTCCGTGGCGGGCGAGCCGCTGTTCCTCGACATCGTCAGGCGCGCCAAGCAACTGAAGGCCGAGACCGAAGCCTACCGCCAGACGCTGGCCAAGGCCGGCCCGGCCGGCGCGGCGCTGAAGCTGAAGGGCTTCGACGCCTTCTCGGGCCGGATCGGCGACCTGTCGGCGCTGGACATGAAGGGCCACGTGACCCTGAAGGAACGCGGCGCGGTCGACGACCTCAAGTGCATCCTGCGCGGCATCAGCCAGGATCTGCCCGAAAAGCTCACCGCCGTCGGCGCGGCCACGACGATCAAGGCCCAGGACCTGGCCCTGCGCGACATGGCCTATCTGCTGAACGACAATGTCGAAGTGATCACCGCCCCGCCCCAACCGGCGGCCTAAGCCGAAACTTCGCCATGGTCGCTTGATACCTGACCGCTGGGCGCTCAGAAGATCGTCCTGATCCTCTCTGCTCTCCCTGGCTCGATGTCCCGCACCAAGACCCTCGCCGCCGTCGTCGGCTCCGGCCTGCTCCTCGCCGCCTGCGCCAGCGAGACGAACACCACCGTCTTCGTGCCGGTCGTCGCGCCGGTGCTGCCCAGCTCGCTGACGCCGCAGCCGATCATGCTGTTCAACCAGACCAAGGACGGCCGCAAGCTGTTCACTCTGGACGCCGAGTTCCCCTATTGCGACGTCGAGACCGGCAAGGTGATCGTGGTGCCGCGCTGGTACGTGACCGACTTCGCCAGCGTGCCCTGGTACGGCCAGAGCTTCGTCGATCCG contains the following coding sequences:
- the pgi gene encoding glucose-6-phosphate isomerase, which gives rise to MADLDAAWTRLETAAKAAGEQRIVDFFAAEPDRLYLLTLDVAGLHLDLSKQAWDEAGLEAALDLAHAADVEGARARMFGGEAINSSEGRAVLHTALRAAADADVKALGQPVMAEVDAVRQRMKAFADAVRSGEIKGATGKPFKAILHIGIGGSDLGPRLLWDALRPVKAQIDLRFIANVDGAEFALTTADMDPEETLVIVVSKTFTTQETLANAGAARAWLAAALGEDGANQHLAAISTALDKTAAFGVPDERVFGFWDWVGGRYSLWSSVSLSVAVAAGWDAFQGFLDGGAAMDEHFRSAPLDKNAPVLVALAQIFNRNGLDRRARSVVPYSHRLRRLASFLQQLEMESNGKSVGPDGQPAKRGTATVVFGDEGTNVQHAYFQCMHQGTDITPMELIGIARSDEGPAGMHEKLLSNLLAQAEAFMVGRTTEDVVAELTAKGVSEGEIATLAPQRTFAGNRPSTLVVLERLTPQTFGALIALYEHKTFVEGVIWGINSFDQWGVELGKVMANRILPELESGATGQHDPSTTALIQRLRK